Part of the Nicotiana sylvestris chromosome 2, ASM39365v2, whole genome shotgun sequence genome, GCTACAAGTTCCAGTTGTTTGGTTGCTACAAGTTCCAGTTGTTTGGTTGCTACAAGTTCCAATTTTATAGATGTATCCACAGTTGATAGTACTGAGATTATGCCTGATATCGAATTCATTGAAAACACGAAATTTAGTGAAAATACGGGTATAATAGATAATATGTTGAACGAATTTGTTGAGGAGGATCAAGTTTATAAAGATAAAGAGACAGTTATGAATGTGATGAAGAACTTGGCTGTACGCGAGAGGTTCCAATTTAAGGTGAAGAGATCAAGCGCAACAAGGTATGGCAATAGTTGTATATTCTGTTATATATATGTATAGATATGTATAAAATagtatatatttgtatatatgtattaaaattagTATATATCTAGTTATGTTTTTGTATACAAGTGTATTTAGAAGTTGAATGATCTTTAATCCTAGGTATCACCTTATGTGTGTAGATGACAATTGTGCTTGGAGTTTCAAATCTCCTACCGTTTACAAGGCAAACATATTCAAGGTGAGAAGTTACAATAATAATCACACATACGGCTATGGTGAAAGATACTTAACGCAACGTCAAGCTACTTCGGGTGTAATTGCTAGTATAGTCAAGGACAAGTATGTTAATCCAAAAAAGGTTTACACCGCAAATGATATAATAGAGGACATACAAAAGCAACACGAGATTGAAGTGAGCTACATGAAAGCATGGAGAGTTAAAGAGATAGCAATGGCAATGATAAGAGGGAATCCGAGCGATTCATATAAGGAGTTGTCGAGGTATTTGTATATGTTGGAGCATACAAATCCAGGAACGGTTACAAAGTTACACAAATCAGAAGATGGATGCTTTCTTTATGCATATGTTTCCCTATATGCATCTATCAAGGGTTGGGAGCATTGCAGACCGATAATGGTTGTTGACAGAAGTTTCCTTAAAGCAACATATAAGGATACCATATTGACTGCTTGCACACAGGATGGAGTTAGTGAGTTGACTGCATCTACCTTATTTCTGCAGTTTGTATAATGTTGTAGTTTCATGTATAAACGTGTATAGGATTTCAGAGCTGTTGTTTTAATAAAATTTGCAGTATGTATAAAGTTGTATAATCATGTATAACTGTGTATAAGGTTGTATAATTATCTGAATCCTAATATCTATTTTGTATAAACaggaaaaatccttccacttgcATATGCAATTGTAGATTCAGAGAATAATAAATCTTGGGAGTGGTTCTTCGTCCAGATAAAGGGTACTTTTGGTGTTAGGGAAGAGATGTGTATAGTTTCAGATAGAAACGAAAGCATCTTCAATGCCACAAAAGCTGTGTACCCAGAAGTACCACATTGTATTTGCATATTTCACTTGTGGCAGAATGTCAAGCGCACATTCAAGAAACATCACAAACAATTGATGGATATCTTCTTCACTTTGTCTAGAGCTTACACGATAGAGAAGTTTGACTACCATATGATAGAGATGTGCAAAATTGATCTGAGGGTGCAAACTTACTTGTTCGAAATTGGCTACGAAAGGTGGTCTAGGGCATACTCCAAAGTGAAAAGGTTGTTGGTAATGACTTCCAATATTGCAGAGTCAATTAATGCAGCAAAAAAAGATGCTAGAGAGTTACCAGTAATGCGATTGCTGGAGTATATGACAAATTTGCTACAACAATGGAACAACAAAAACAGAAAAATGCAATGGAGACATCTACAGAGCTTGGCAAAAAGTACGAGAAACTCCTTCGGGAAAATCTGATTGCATCGGAGCAAATAACGGTAAAGCGAATCAAACATAATGATGCATGGCACTACTAACTTGCATTTTAATGCTTGTATAAGGATGTATAACTTTGTAAAATAATGTATAATGTGctttaactttttttaaaaaatttttttGCAGGTGAGGCCTACTAGGAGCAGTTATGTACTGTGCTTGAAGGGCTAAGGCGAAATATAGTGTGCCTTGAAGAGGGAACATGCAGTTGCGGCAAATTTCAAATAGATGAACTTCCATGTTCACATGCTTGGGCGGTTTTAAAGAACCAACAGCTGAAACCTAGGCAGTATTGCTCTTTTTACTACAAGAAGGATAACCTCCTTAGAACTTATGAATTTCCAGTGAATCCAATGCCAGATGAGAGTTTGTGGGCAATCCTAATAGAGGTGCTGGAAGATGTGGTCCTACCACCTAAAGGGAGAAGGAATGCAGGAAGGCCAAGAAAGGAAAGACTCAAACCTGCTTCAGAGAGAGTCTAAGAGGGCGTTTTCATGTTCTATGTGTGGACAAAGTGGTCATAATAGAAAAATATGTAGGAATCGACcaaaataaacagttgaaa contains:
- the LOC138885682 gene encoding uncharacterized protein, with translation MGAISFFPVYVIHSGEWEENKFINFVSDCVIIESTFSYNNLVAAISEQIRIHCELNIIEINFLPNDGLPPILIYNDTGVKVYIKLKKKNLNFIEYPLFVTVKEIYDNRLVATSSSCLVATSSSCLVATSSNFIDVSTVDSTEIMPDIEFIENTKFSENTGIIDNMLNEFVEEDQVYKDKETVMNVMKNLAVRERFQFKVKRSSATRYHLMCVDDNCAWSFKSPTVYKANIFKVRSYNNNHTYGYGERYLTQRQATSGVIASIVKDKYVNPKKVYTANDIIEDIQKQHEIEVSYMKAWRVKEIAMAMIRGNPSDSYKELSRYLYMLEHTNPGTVTKLHKSEDGCFLYAYVSLYASIKGWEHCRPIMVVDRSFLKATYKDTILTACTQDGVRKILPLAYAIVDSENNKSWEWFFVQIKGTFGVREEMCIVSDRNESIFNATKAVYPEVPHCICIFHLWQNVKRTFKKHHKQLMDIFFTLSRAYTIEKFDYHMIEMCKIDLRVQTYLFEIGYERWSRAYSKVKRLLVMTSNIAESINAAKKDARELPKNAMETSTELGKKYEKLLRENLIASEQITVRPTRSSYNQQLKPRQYCSFYYKKDNLLRTYEFPVNPMPDESLWAILIEVLEDVVLPPKGRRNAGRPRKERLKPASERV